The following are encoded together in the Cyanobacterium aponinum PCC 10605 genome:
- a CDS encoding nucleotidyltransferase domain-containing protein: MKATVFKTNQSSLGNSMIDQRKILAEVKNFTQELYQDKLDKIILFGSRARGDYRQDSDVDILIVLKNDFHYSQEIEKTSDFIAKLSLNYDMVISRSFTNSFDYRNSKTPFFLNVRREGIIL, from the coding sequence ATGAAAGCTACTGTATTTAAAACTAATCAATCTTCTTTAGGTAATAGTATGATTGATCAAAGGAAAATTTTGGCAGAAGTTAAGAATTTTACTCAAGAATTATATCAAGATAAATTAGACAAAATAATTTTATTTGGTTCTCGTGCTAGAGGAGATTATCGTCAAGATTCTGATGTGGATATTTTAATCGTCTTAAAAAATGATTTTCATTATTCCCAAGAAATCGAAAAAACTAGCGATTTTATTGCTAAACTTTCTTTAAATTATGATATGGTAATATCTCGCTCATTTACTAATAGTTTTGATTACAGAAATAGTAAAACTCCTTTTTTTCTTAATGTTAGGCGGGAGGGAATTATTTTATGA
- a CDS encoding type II toxin-antitoxin system VapC family toxin has protein sequence MLDTHAFIWWNLTPEKLSLNGLSLIEDKENIFYLSIASVWEMQIKISINKLHFDNPLSQIITKQRNINNLQILSIELEHIWELKNLPLHHKDPFDRILIAQAMIEKIPILTIDSIFHNYSINTIW, from the coding sequence TTGTTAGATACTCATGCTTTTATTTGGTGGAATTTAACTCCTGAAAAATTATCTTTAAATGGATTAAGTTTAATAGAAGATAAAGAAAATATTTTCTACTTGAGTATTGCTAGTGTGTGGGAAATGCAGATTAAAATATCTATCAATAAACTACATTTTGATAATCCATTGTCTCAAATAATTACTAAGCAGAGAAATATTAATAATCTTCAAATTTTGTCCATAGAATTAGAGCATATTTGGGAGTTAAAAAATTTGCCTTTACATCATAAAGATCCTTTTGATAGAATACTCATTGCTCAAGCTATGATAGAAAAAATCCCAATTCTCACCATCGATTCTATCTTCCATAATTATTCTATTAATACTATTTGGTAA
- a CDS encoding glycosyltransferase family protein — MTANLITFPDWTQPEDLLYQDLVNLIKKVSNFENTNLLIDITGISQEEAELMFSSVITSLTLEEGLEISDSLGLNFVSEITPDIFSNLQKDNYKIVNLNSSGQNNLNKEYKSVRKHYNLIYEKQGYIPVELAIFDTIHPKTPIIGGFRHAEHSYYLEHFTNSICIHGNSRTYKTWEEIKRAINKYCHFLQKPLWRNKFYVINEVGILKPELAYSLMVNETLNFLPIFEKFKIPFCACITPGGGFFLDNEISDINCRRIVESPSFRYLITTQEIINDYLLKKIPSLKGRSEAIYGGFSQIEANEIKTRPDVCHKKRLDIAFVAYNYGNNGFDKGFDIFCDVVTKSLFSTDSKFRFHIVGNWDYENISFAPKPSQEVIYHGVLSRDELIDLYPYIDIILNPYRLLNDGQFNGFPMSPDGSMCGCALFSTNPLRLKTPYISGQDVVEITENSQDIFDLLIYYDQHRDKLKNLAIKGQEKTLLYRSRTAQAEKRIQIFERLIGHKMERQN; from the coding sequence ATGACCGCTAATTTAATCACTTTTCCTGATTGGACTCAACCAGAAGATTTGTTATATCAAGATTTAGTTAACCTCATCAAAAAGGTCAGTAATTTTGAGAATACTAATCTTTTAATTGATATTACTGGTATTAGTCAAGAAGAAGCGGAGCTAATGTTTTCTAGTGTCATTACTAGCCTAACTTTAGAGGAGGGTTTAGAAATTAGCGATAGTTTAGGGTTGAATTTTGTTTCTGAAATAACCCCTGATATATTTAGTAATTTACAAAAAGATAATTATAAGATAGTAAATCTAAATTCATCAGGACAGAATAATTTGAATAAAGAATATAAAAGTGTACGTAAACACTACAACTTAATTTATGAAAAACAGGGTTATATACCAGTTGAATTGGCTATTTTCGACACAATACATCCCAAAACACCTATTATAGGTGGTTTTCGTCATGCTGAACATTCTTATTATTTAGAGCATTTTACTAATAGTATATGTATTCACGGGAACTCAAGAACTTACAAGACTTGGGAAGAAATCAAAAGGGCGATTAATAAATATTGTCATTTTTTGCAAAAACCTCTATGGCGAAATAAATTTTATGTTATCAATGAAGTGGGAATACTAAAACCAGAACTAGCATATTCTTTAATGGTTAATGAGACTTTGAATTTTCTTCCCATCTTTGAAAAATTTAAAATACCTTTTTGTGCTTGTATAACTCCCGGAGGAGGATTTTTTCTTGATAATGAGATCAGTGATATAAACTGTAGAAGAATTGTCGAATCTCCTAGTTTTAGATATTTAATCACAACTCAAGAAATTATTAATGACTATTTGCTGAAAAAAATACCCTCTTTAAAAGGTAGAAGTGAAGCTATTTATGGTGGCTTTTCTCAAATAGAAGCCAATGAAATAAAAACTCGTCCTGATGTTTGCCATAAAAAGCGGTTAGATATTGCTTTTGTTGCTTATAATTACGGCAACAACGGATTTGATAAGGGTTTTGATATTTTCTGTGATGTAGTCACCAAATCATTATTCTCAACTGACTCCAAATTTCGGTTTCATATCGTGGGAAACTGGGATTATGAAAATATCTCTTTTGCGCCTAAACCATCTCAAGAGGTTATTTATCATGGAGTTCTTTCCAGAGATGAATTAATCGATTTATACCCCTATATTGACATTATTCTTAATCCATATAGATTATTAAATGATGGACAGTTTAATGGTTTTCCTATGTCTCCCGATGGTTCAATGTGTGGATGTGCATTATTTTCAACAAACCCTTTGAGGTTAAAAACACCATATATCTCTGGTCAAGATGTTGTAGAAATAACGGAAAACTCACAAGATATTTTTGACCTCCTCATATACTATGATCAGCATAGAGACAAACTAAAAAATTTAGCAATAAAAGGACAAGAAAAAACCTTACTTTATCGTTCTCGCACAGCACAAGCAGAAAAAAGAATTCAAATATTTGAGAGATTAATTGGTCATAAAATGGAGCGTCAAAATTAA
- the fumC gene encoding class II fumarate hydratase: MNRIEKDSIGEIEVKSDRLWGAQTQRSLHHFSIGEDMMPIEVIRAFAIVKKASAMANEELGKLPLEKAKLIIQVADEILQGKLDEHFPLYVWMTGSGTQTNMNVNEVISNRAIQIVGGELGSKNPIHPNDDVNMSQSSNDTFPTAMNVASAIAIQERLIPKVKKLRDALAEKAQAWKNIIKIGRTHLQDAVPLSLGQEFSGYVGMLDDNLTRINQALPHVYQLALGGTALGTGINAPIGFATKSAHHIANITGLPFVSAPNKFTVMGSHDAIVSLSGTLKTLACSLYKIANDIRFLACGPRAGLNELELPANEPGSSIMPGKVNPTQCEALAMVAVQVMGYDTAVSFAGASGMLDMNVYKPMMIYNILQSIKILSDSCNNFTDFTIKEMKPNRQRIEELVNQSLMLVTALTPKIGYDKASKIAHLAYEKNITLKEATLELGYLTATEFDDCIDLRQMAYPHSE, from the coding sequence ATGAATCGTATTGAAAAAGATAGTATCGGTGAAATAGAAGTAAAAAGCGATCGCCTCTGGGGTGCTCAAACTCAACGCTCTCTCCATCATTTTTCTATTGGGGAAGATATGATGCCCATAGAAGTTATTCGGGCGTTTGCCATTGTCAAAAAAGCCTCGGCTATGGCTAACGAAGAATTAGGGAAATTACCTTTAGAAAAAGCGAAATTAATTATTCAAGTCGCCGATGAAATTTTGCAAGGCAAGTTAGATGAACATTTCCCCTTATATGTATGGATGACGGGAAGCGGAACACAAACTAACATGAATGTTAATGAAGTCATTTCCAATCGCGCCATTCAAATTGTGGGGGGTGAGTTGGGCAGTAAAAATCCCATTCATCCCAATGATGATGTCAATATGTCTCAATCATCTAATGATACTTTTCCTACCGCTATGAATGTAGCCAGTGCGATCGCAATTCAAGAAAGATTAATACCCAAGGTCAAAAAATTAAGAGACGCATTAGCCGAAAAAGCACAAGCATGGAAAAATATTATAAAAATTGGTAGAACTCATCTTCAAGATGCAGTACCCTTGAGCCTAGGACAAGAATTTTCAGGTTATGTGGGGATGTTGGATGATAACCTTACCCGTATTAACCAAGCCTTACCCCATGTCTATCAATTAGCTTTAGGAGGTACTGCTTTAGGTACTGGTATTAACGCCCCCATCGGCTTTGCCACAAAATCGGCTCATCATATTGCCAATATCACTGGTTTACCTTTTGTTAGCGCTCCGAACAAATTTACTGTCATGGGTTCTCATGATGCGATCGTATCTTTGAGCGGTACACTAAAAACCCTAGCCTGTTCACTATACAAAATTGCTAACGATATTCGCTTTCTTGCCTGTGGCCCTCGTGCAGGATTAAATGAGTTAGAATTACCCGCTAACGAACCGGGTTCATCAATTATGCCGGGAAAAGTCAATCCTACTCAGTGTGAGGCTTTAGCCATGGTTGCAGTACAAGTTATGGGCTATGATACCGCCGTTAGTTTTGCCGGAGCGAGTGGGATGTTAGATATGAATGTTTATAAGCCTATGATGATTTATAACATTTTGCAATCAATCAAGATACTTAGTGATAGTTGTAACAATTTTACTGACTTTACCATCAAGGAAATGAAGCCCAATCGTCAACGTATCGAAGAATTAGTTAATCAATCCTTGATGTTAGTCACTGCATTAACTCCTAAAATTGGTTATGACAAAGCCTCAAAAATTGCCCATTTAGCATATGAAAAAAATATCACCTTAAAAGAGGCAACCTTAGAGTTAGGTTATTTAACCGCAACAGAATTTGACGATTGTATTGACTTACGCCAAATGGCTTACCCTCATAGTGAATAG
- a CDS encoding carboxypeptidase-like regulatory domain-containing protein, giving the protein MKLRTLSNLGLGLVLASVIHQPKTSAHGVAIDYQATEAIAIQAKYDSGKPMSNAQVVVYAPNNPTQAWQTGVTDSDGKFTFVPEPNVNGNWTIKVRSAGHGSVVNIPIEPLQAENDHQIQEEISENPNTNLGQSPRASSSITGELSTPQKILMALTGSWGFVGTALFFSRKKQESKVSN; this is encoded by the coding sequence ATGAAATTAAGAACATTATCCAATTTGGGATTGGGGTTAGTATTAGCCAGTGTAATCCATCAGCCAAAAACTTCTGCTCATGGGGTGGCGATCGACTATCAAGCTACAGAAGCGATCGCAATTCAAGCTAAATATGATAGTGGAAAACCAATGAGCAATGCTCAAGTAGTAGTTTATGCTCCTAATAATCCGACTCAGGCTTGGCAAACAGGAGTTACAGATAGTGATGGTAAATTTACTTTTGTACCTGAACCGAATGTTAACGGTAATTGGACGATTAAAGTAAGATCGGCAGGTCATGGTAGTGTAGTTAATATTCCTATTGAGCCATTACAGGCGGAAAATGACCATCAAATTCAAGAAGAAATATCAGAAAATCCTAACACTAATTTGGGGCAAAGCCCCCGTGCTAGTTCGTCCATCACAGGAGAATTATCAACCCCCCAAAAAATTTTAATGGCACTAACAGGTAGTTGGGGTTTTGTGGGTACAGCTTTATTTTTTTCTCGCAAAAAGCAGGAATCAAAAGTTAGTAATTAG
- the vapB gene encoding type II toxin-antitoxin system VapB family antitoxin, whose amino-acid sequence MTTQTIDLPEMILTKIKDLPLEQQQEILDFTEFIAHKYTKNSGENNKSNGKRVAGLFKGKGWISDDFNEPLPPEILGDII is encoded by the coding sequence ATGACTACTCAAACGATTGATTTACCCGAAATGATTTTAACGAAAATAAAAGATTTACCCTTAGAGCAACAACAAGAAATTTTAGATTTTACTGAATTCATTGCTCATAAATATACCAAAAATTCAGGGGAAAACAATAAATCGAATGGAAAAAGAGTTGCGGGTTTATTTAAGGGTAAAGGTTGGATAAGTGATGATTTTAATGAACCTTTACCACCTGAAATATTAGGGGATATTATATAA
- a CDS encoding DegT/DnrJ/EryC1/StrS family aminotransferase, protein MTLISDNLKTKIEDLAIFGGKPLFSEKQHVGRPNLGDRTQFLNRINDMLDLNWLTNRGPFVKEFEQKIADYLGVKHCVSVCNATIALELAIRALELTGEVIIPSFTFIATAHALQWQEITPVFCDIDPITHTIDPDKIESMITPRTTGIIGVHVWGQPCNIEALTTIAKKHNLKLMFDAAHAMGCSYQGKMIGSFGDAEVLSFHATKFLNSFEGGAIVTNNDELAEKLILMENFGFSGLDNVIYIGTNGKMSEVCAAMGLTSLESINEFIEINHQNYQCYQQELKDIKGIKLFTYNQQEQCNYQYIVLEIDEEITNISRDKFVDILTAENIIARRYFYPGCHRMQPYKSYFPHAGLLLPETEKLSNKVMLLPTGVNMNPDKIIKITDLIKFILDNTCSIANKDNK, encoded by the coding sequence ATGACCTTGATTAGTGATAACCTAAAAACAAAAATAGAAGATTTAGCAATATTTGGTGGCAAACCCTTATTTTCAGAAAAACAACACGTTGGCAGACCAAACTTGGGCGATCGCACTCAATTTTTAAATCGCATCAATGATATGCTTGATCTCAACTGGCTAACTAATCGAGGCCCTTTTGTTAAAGAATTTGAACAGAAAATCGCCGATTATTTAGGAGTGAAACATTGCGTCAGCGTTTGTAATGCCACTATTGCCCTCGAATTAGCCATCAGAGCCTTAGAATTAACGGGAGAAGTAATTATCCCCTCCTTTACTTTTATCGCCACTGCCCACGCCCTACAGTGGCAGGAAATAACTCCTGTATTTTGTGACATAGATCCCATTACTCATACCATTGATCCTGATAAAATAGAGTCGATGATTACCCCTCGCACTACGGGAATAATTGGGGTTCATGTTTGGGGGCAACCTTGCAATATCGAGGCATTAACGACCATTGCTAAAAAGCATAACCTTAAATTAATGTTTGATGCTGCCCACGCTATGGGATGTTCTTATCAAGGGAAAATGATCGGTAGTTTTGGTGATGCAGAGGTGTTAAGTTTTCATGCTACTAAGTTTTTAAATAGTTTTGAAGGAGGTGCGATCGTTACCAATAATGATGAATTAGCGGAAAAACTAATTTTAATGGAAAATTTTGGGTTTTCAGGATTGGATAACGTAATTTATATTGGTACAAACGGCAAAATGAGCGAAGTATGTGCAGCAATGGGTTTAACATCCCTCGAAAGTATTAATGAATTTATCGAAATTAACCATCAAAATTATCAGTGTTATCAACAAGAATTAAAAGACATAAAAGGAATTAAATTATTTACGTACAATCAACAAGAACAATGTAATTATCAATATATTGTTTTAGAAATTGATGAAGAAATAACTAATATTAGTAGAGATAAATTCGTAGATATTTTAACCGCAGAAAATATCATTGCTCGGCGTTATTTTTACCCCGGATGTCATCGAATGCAACCCTATAAATCTTATTTTCCCCATGCAGGTTTATTATTACCAGAAACAGAGAAACTATCAAATAAAGTCATGTTATTGCCCACGGGAGTTAATATGAATCCTGATAAAATCATTAAAATCACTGATCTAATTAAGTTTATTCTTGATAATACTTGTAGTATTGCGAATAAAGACAATAAATAG
- a CDS encoding protein kinase domain-containing protein, with protein MNEILCDRYQILHPLGSGGFGETFLAVDLHSPTQRKVVVKALKSVNHNTSSEIIEKLFLKEAQVLEELGQNCPQIPTLYAYFCQDDKYYLVQEYIEGKNLSQSGILSSDRCLTILTSLLDTLKYVHSKNIIHRDIKPENIIIRASDGLPVLIDFGAVKETMGSFNTSSGSTVSSVVIGTRGFIAPEQSMGRTVFSTDLFALGLTMIYSLTGKYPIELPSNNLTGELEWQNLVANLHPSLARVLEKAIKMEISNRYLTAEAMQEDLYLSQFQTVAVVPPKGENIKTSNINIEKNTDPIPVVQPPVSQPIYPEPEINTSSNSYPKQNDKSSSNILIILLILILALLGSLVGFFIIQNINQTQQKIAEIEQEKERIKSQLSEENLNKEREELEALKQEVEQQRLEAERLYQKAKEEDRNKEKISNTTGSFDSGSQNISAIVFDPPSNIRTTPNGEIICSVNAVTSITINTYGSANGWYVTDFCGRNGYIHHSQIHFENTVHVEKNPSCLVTNIKTGQLAVRKSPGGESLAGLNNDDVVQYIRGDFPWYYIRVIEGSNRSLNGRTGWVNANYLECA; from the coding sequence ATGAATGAAATCTTGTGCGATCGCTATCAAATACTTCATCCTCTAGGTAGTGGGGGATTTGGAGAAACCTTTTTAGCAGTGGATTTACACAGCCCAACTCAACGAAAAGTAGTAGTAAAAGCCCTTAAATCCGTTAACCATAATACTAGCTCAGAAATCATTGAAAAATTATTTCTTAAAGAAGCCCAAGTATTAGAAGAATTAGGACAAAATTGTCCCCAAATTCCCACCCTTTACGCCTACTTCTGTCAAGATGATAAATATTATTTAGTACAAGAATACATAGAAGGAAAAAACCTCAGTCAATCAGGGATTCTATCTTCTGATCGTTGTTTAACAATCTTAACATCCCTTCTCGATACCCTCAAATATGTTCACAGCAAAAATATCATTCACAGAGATATAAAGCCTGAAAACATCATTATCCGAGCCTCTGACGGGCTTCCTGTGTTGATCGATTTTGGCGCGGTGAAGGAAACAATGGGGAGTTTCAACACTTCATCAGGTTCAACGGTTTCCTCTGTCGTCATTGGTACAAGAGGATTTATCGCCCCTGAGCAAAGTATGGGAAGAACTGTTTTTAGTACAGATTTATTTGCACTAGGGTTGACCATGATATATAGTTTAACCGGAAAATATCCCATTGAGCTTCCTTCTAACAATTTAACGGGGGAGTTAGAATGGCAAAATTTAGTGGCGAATCTGCATCCTTCCCTTGCAAGGGTATTGGAAAAAGCGATCAAAATGGAAATTTCTAATCGTTATCTCACCGCCGAAGCGATGCAAGAGGATTTATATTTAAGTCAGTTTCAAACCGTTGCAGTTGTTCCTCCGAAAGGCGAGAATATCAAAACTTCTAACATTAATATCGAAAAAAATACTGATCCTATTCCTGTAGTTCAACCTCCTGTAAGTCAGCCAATATATCCAGAGCCAGAAATTAATACTTCAAGTAATAGTTATCCGAAACAGAATGATAAATCTTCATCGAATATTCTGATTATTTTATTAATTTTAATATTAGCTTTATTAGGTTCTTTGGTCGGGTTTTTTATTATTCAAAATATCAATCAAACTCAACAAAAAATAGCTGAAATTGAGCAAGAAAAAGAGCGAATAAAATCACAATTATCAGAAGAAAATCTTAATAAAGAAAGAGAAGAATTAGAGGCTCTAAAACAGGAAGTGGAGCAACAACGCTTGGAGGCGGAAAGGCTTTATCAAAAAGCTAAAGAAGAAGATCGTAATAAAGAGAAAATTAGTAATACTACAGGTTCTTTTGATAGTGGCAGTCAAAATATAAGTGCTATCGTTTTTGATCCCCCTTCCAATATTAGAACAACACCTAATGGGGAAATTATTTGTAGCGTAAATGCCGTTACTTCTATTACTATTAATACTTATGGTTCTGCAAATGGTTGGTATGTAACTGATTTTTGTGGTAGAAATGGCTATATACATCATAGTCAAATCCATTTTGAAAACACTGTTCATGTTGAAAAAAATCCTAGTTGTTTAGTTACTAACATCAAAACTGGACAATTAGCTGTGCGTAAAAGTCCGGGGGGAGAGTCACTTGCTGGGTTAAATAATGATGATGTTGTACAATATATTCGAGGGGATTTTCCTTGGTATTATATAAGAGTAATTGAAGGATCTAATCGCTCTTTGAATGGCAGAACTGGATGGGTAAATGCTAATTATTTAGAATGTGCTTGA
- a CDS encoding AbrB/MazE/SpoVT family DNA-binding domain-containing protein — protein MIENTIHTRLVKIGNSQGVRLPKTLLEIAKIKDQIDLSIEDGTIIIRASEENKVRLNWAKSFQEMASENDDQLLDSDTQTLSYWDEQEWEW, from the coding sequence ATGATAGAAAATACTATTCATACTCGTTTAGTGAAAATTGGTAATTCTCAAGGGGTTAGACTACCCAAAACTCTGCTGGAAATTGCCAAAATCAAAGATCAAATTGATTTATCCATTGAAGACGGCACAATAATAATTCGTGCTTCAGAAGAAAACAAAGTAAGGTTAAATTGGGCAAAATCCTTTCAAGAAATGGCTTCTGAAAATGATGATCAACTATTGGATAGCGACACTCAGACGCTATCCTATTGGGATGAACAAGAATGGGAGTGGTAG
- a CDS encoding sulfotransferase: MDNKKRLIEHQKPEELEELLKYFENLFNPLEEKEISDIDLCDEPILYIMGCARSGSTLVYQYLTESGLFTYPTNFISRFYYAPYLGAKLQQMLIEYDFREEIFTKNKTSLFTSNLGKTKGVMSPHEFWYFWRRFFIFGDIQKLSPEVIKDVNTDKFIKDLRAFQSVKKLPLVLKGMILNWHIPLLSSLYENSYFLFVKRDIKTNANSLVRAREKFFGDAKQWYSFKPPNYHKVINLEPIYQTVWQVMVTNLAIETGLNSIDSTKVFTIDYEKFCQNPQSLLEELCHKWKKEMPSNMKNLPQYFDIKKHPNISLYNWDNILSKVENLNLS, translated from the coding sequence ATGGACAATAAAAAAAGATTAATTGAACATCAAAAACCAGAGGAATTAGAAGAATTACTTAAATATTTTGAAAATCTTTTTAATCCTTTAGAAGAAAAAGAAATCTCAGATATAGATTTGTGTGATGAGCCAATTTTATATATTATGGGTTGTGCTAGAAGTGGCTCAACATTGGTTTATCAATACTTAACTGAATCTGGTTTATTTACCTATCCGACTAATTTTATTTCTCGATTTTATTATGCTCCTTATTTGGGAGCAAAATTACAGCAAATGTTAATAGAATATGATTTTAGAGAAGAAATTTTTACTAAAAATAAGACTTCTTTATTTACTTCTAATTTAGGAAAAACTAAAGGAGTAATGTCACCCCATGAATTTTGGTATTTTTGGAGGAGATTTTTTATTTTTGGCGATATTCAAAAATTATCACCAGAAGTTATTAAGGATGTAAATACAGATAAATTTATTAAGGATTTAAGAGCTTTTCAATCGGTAAAAAAATTACCCTTAGTTTTGAAAGGAATGATTTTAAATTGGCATATACCTTTATTATCAAGTTTATATGAAAATTCTTATTTTTTATTTGTGAAAAGAGATATAAAAACTAATGCAAATTCTTTAGTTCGTGCTAGAGAAAAATTTTTTGGTGATGCTAAACAATGGTATTCTTTTAAACCCCCTAACTATCACAAAGTCATTAATCTTGAGCCAATTTATCAAACTGTTTGGCAAGTTATGGTAACAAATTTAGCTATTGAAACAGGATTAAATTCTATTGATTCAACAAAGGTTTTTACTATTGATTATGAAAAATTTTGTCAAAATCCACAGTCTTTGTTAGAAGAACTTTGTCATAAATGGAAAAAAGAAATGCCCTCAAATATGAAAAATTTACCACAATATTTTGATATTAAAAAACATCCAAATATAAGTTTATATAATTGGGATAACATTCTATCCAAAGTAGAAAACTTAAATCTATCTTAA
- the cbiM gene encoding cobalt transporter CbiM, giving the protein MHIPDGLLPPAVSISGYAITGGVTWFSLKQIHKQTNYQEEIPKASLLTAAFFVASLIHIPIPPFSIHLVLNGVMGLVLGYYAFPGILIGLFFQGMFFQHGGLSTLGINAIIMGVPALLAHYIWSFRTTSFFNTPFGKSTLAFLGGGLSVFLSALIFVFITINNIAPDLDIDAEKTAIFTSLIGYAVQALIEGILTVMLISFLEKVKPELIGLENSEGRS; this is encoded by the coding sequence ATGCACATACCTGATGGATTATTACCTCCTGCTGTCAGTATCTCCGGATATGCGATTACAGGAGGTGTAACTTGGTTTTCTTTAAAACAAATTCATAAACAGACAAACTATCAAGAAGAAATCCCTAAAGCATCTTTACTAACTGCGGCTTTCTTTGTTGCTTCTTTAATTCATATTCCCATTCCTCCTTTCAGTATCCATCTCGTTTTAAATGGAGTGATGGGTTTAGTTTTGGGTTATTATGCTTTCCCCGGTATTTTAATTGGCTTATTTTTTCAAGGGATGTTTTTTCAACATGGGGGGTTATCTACCCTCGGAATTAACGCTATTATTATGGGTGTTCCTGCTTTGTTAGCTCATTATATATGGTCTTTTCGTACCACATCTTTTTTTAATACTCCCTTCGGCAAGTCCACTTTAGCCTTTTTGGGAGGGGGGCTAAGTGTTTTTTTATCTGCCTTAATTTTTGTCTTTATTACTATTAATAATATTGCCCCTGATTTAGATATTGACGCAGAAAAAACAGCTATTTTTACTTCTCTAATTGGTTATGCTGTTCAAGCCTTAATTGAAGGAATTTTAACAGTAATGTTAATTAGTTTTTTGGAGAAAGTCAAACCAGAATTAATCGGTCTTGAAAATTCGGAAGGGAGAAGTTAA
- a CDS encoding type II toxin-antitoxin system RelE/ParE family toxin, translating into MSNNSLPVEILLTQYFKKNLTQLAKRYRSIRKDLEPLIECLKLGEILGEQISGSNYQVFKVRLKNSNIQKGKSADYRVIYYLKTSSKIILVTIYSKSDFSDISTKVIEQIIAEFENQ; encoded by the coding sequence ATGTCGAATAATTCGTTACCCGTCGAAATTTTATTAACACAATACTTTAAAAAAAATTTGACTCAATTAGCTAAACGTTATCGCTCTATTCGTAAAGATTTAGAGCCTTTAATTGAGTGTCTGAAACTAGGAGAAATTTTGGGGGAACAGATTTCGGGTTCTAATTATCAGGTTTTTAAAGTTCGTCTTAAAAATAGTAATATTCAAAAGGGTAAAAGTGCAGATTATAGAGTTATTTACTATCTTAAAACTAGCAGTAAAATTATTCTAGTGACAATTTATTCTAAGTCAGATTTTTCTGATATTTCAACCAAAGTTATTGAACAAATTATTGCAGAATTTGAAAATCAATAA
- a CDS encoding WbqC family protein codes for MKLAIMQPYFFPYIGYFQLIHAVDKFIILDDVNYINRGWINRNKIIINGEAKWFTLSLDKASQNKLIKEINISSKDVFHEKLLKTLKIFYGKAPYFNQVYDLLNKLFKIENYNLSSFLYRSLIYLKDYIGLNTEIVETSSIYPKNNLKGQDRILDICIREKTTHYINLPGGKDLYDQDFFQNNGIELSFLQPIITPYNQGIKNFIPNLSIIDVLMWNSPEDILTMVNQYELSK; via the coding sequence ATGAAACTAGCGATTATGCAACCTTATTTTTTTCCTTATATTGGTTATTTTCAATTAATTCATGCAGTTGATAAATTCATTATTCTTGATGATGTTAACTATATAAATAGAGGTTGGATTAATAGAAATAAAATTATTATTAATGGTGAAGCCAAATGGTTTACTTTGTCTTTAGATAAAGCTAGTCAAAATAAGTTAATTAAAGAAATAAATATAAGCTCTAAAGATGTATTTCATGAGAAATTGTTAAAAACATTGAAAATATTTTATGGTAAAGCCCCATATTTTAATCAGGTTTATGATCTACTAAACAAACTTTTTAAAATAGAGAATTATAATTTATCTAGTTTTTTATATCGTAGTTTAATCTATTTAAAGGATTATATTGGTTTAAATACGGAAATAGTAGAAACATCATCAATTTATCCTAAAAACAACCTAAAAGGACAGGATAGAATTTTAGATATTTGCATTAGAGAAAAAACAACTCATTATATTAATCTGCCGGGGGGAAAAGATTTATATGATCAAGACTTTTTTCAAAACAATGGAATTGAGTTAAGTTTTTTACAACCCATTATTACACCTTATAATCAGGGAATTAAAAATTTTATTCCCAATCTTTCTATAATTGATGTCTTAATGTGGAACTCTCCCGAAGATATCTTAACAATGGTTAATCAATATGAGTTAAGCAAATGA